Sequence from the Herbaspirillum sp. meg3 genome:
GTTCAGATCGGCGGCAGCCAGTTGCGCTTTGTTGTCGCCCCTGCTGTCACCTCTGTCGTTCTTTGCATCGAGCTTGTCACTCTTTGTTTCTGCTTTGCTGTCGGCTTTGTTGTCAGCTTTACCATCGGCCTTGCCATCAGCTTTGGCATCGCCTTTTGCTGCGTCGGACTTGGCCGTTTTGATGGAGACAGGCTTTTCCACCTTATTTTCCACTTTAGGCGCAGCCGGCTCCGCCAGCAATGGCAGTTCCTCGTTCGGAGCATCCGGCTGTATCGTCGCAATACCTGCCAGTTTAAGCTGCGTCGTCCGCGTACGCGGCTTGCGTGCCGAAGCCGGCGCCTTGACCAGCGCGGCCTGCACCGCTTCCAGAGCCAGTTTGGCTGCAGCCTGCTCGCCTGCGCGGCGGCTGCCACCGGTACCGAAAACCTGAATCTCCAGCTTGGGCACCAGGCATTCGATTTCGAATTCCTGGTTATGTGCCGCACCGTGCGTGGCAACCACGTTGTATTGCGGCAATGGAATTTTCTTCCCTTGCAGATATTCCTGCAGCAAGGTCTTCGCGTCTTTGCCCAATGTCTTGGGATCAACCGTATCGAGAATCGGGATATACAGCGAACGAATCACGTCGCGCGCAGCATTGAATCCGGCATCCAGAAAAATGGCGCCGAACAAGGCTTCCAGCGTGTCCGCCAGGATAGAGGGACGACGGAATCCGCCGGACTTCAACTCCCCCTCGCCGAGCCGCAGAAACTGCGACAAATCAAGGCGTTGGGCGATTTCGTAAAGGGATTGCTGTTTGACCAGATTGGCGCGCAGGCGCGACAAATCGCCTTCGTCGATCTTGCTGTAGCGGTCAAACAAAAGAGAGGCAACGACGCAGTTAAGAATCGAGTCGCCAAGGAATTCCAGGCGTTCGTTATGCAAGCTGCTATGGCTACGATGTGTCAAGGCCTGCTGCAATAACGTAGCGTCCTTGAACGTGTGCCCCAGCCGATTTTGCAATACTAATGGATCCATTTATTCATCCGTCGCTTAGAAGTCTGAACCCGGACGCGCCCGGCTGTTCGCCCGCGACGCATTCGATCGACCTCTCAGGCCACCCGGCCCGTTATCTGCAACCAACCACGGTATCGTTACCAGACACCATGATGGGCTGACAGTAGGATTTTCCTGGACTGGAGAAAATGCCTGAAAAAGGCTTCTTCTCCCTTGCTCCAAAAAGATGATGCCTGACAGAAACTTAATGAAAACTGCCAATACGCTTCAAATTACCCAGATTCATCCAGACAAAGAATGCTTTTCCGACAATGTTTTCATCCGGGACAAAGCCCCAATAACGGCTATCCAGGCTGTTGTCGCGGTTGTCGCCCATCATGAAGTACTGACCGGTCGGCACCGTGCAGGCAAACCCTTCGGCGTTGTAAGAACACAGGTCTCTCATGGGATACTGATGCGGATCAGGCACAAAATTCGGAGCCCGCTCATCGGTCAGTATGTTGTGCTCAACACCGGTCAGGATTTCTTGCCATTGCTTATAGTACGTCAGATTCCCATCATCCAGATAATCTGGCAATGGCTTGTAAGAAACTTCTTTACCATTTACCGTTAGGCGCTTGTTTTTATAGACTATTTTATCACCTGGAACGCCTACAACACGCTTGATGTAGTCGACTGAGGTATCTTCAGGATACTTAAAGACCATGACATCGCCGCGCTGCGGATCATTCACATTGATGATTTTTTTGTTAATGATCGGCAAGCGAATACCGTAGGTATATTTGTTCACCAGAATCAGATCACCGACCAGCAGCGTCGGCACCATTGAGCTCGACGGAATCTTGAACGGCTCATACAGAAACGACCGCAAGAAAAACACCAGCGCGATGACCGGGAAAAAACTTCCCGAGTATTCAATCCAGGTCGGCTGACGCAGCAAACTTGCTTCAAGTGCCGCACGTCCATTGGTATCGCTTTTGATGCCCTCGCCACTGAGCTTGGCGATACGTGCATCGAACTCTGCCAATGCTGCGTCTGCTTTGGCGCGACGCTGCTTGGACCAGAAGAACACGTCAAGAAACCAGATCACTCCGGTCACGATCATCAGCACAAACAGAATCAGCGCGAAGTTACCTAAGAGGGACTGCAGGTTCATTTTTCATCCACTTGTAAAATTGCCAGGAACGCTTCCTGCGGAATCTCCACCGAGCCGACTTGCTTCATCCGCTTCTTGCCGGCTTTTTGCTTTTCGAGCAGCTTGCGCTTACGGCTGATGTCGCCGCCGTAGCACTTGGCCAGCACGTTCTTGCGCAAGGCCTTGACGTTTTCACGCGAGATGATGGTGGCGCCGATGGCGGCCTGAATCGCAACGTCGAACATCTGACGAGGGATCAGTTCACGCATCTTGGCAGCCACTGCACGGCCGCGGAACTGGCTGTTGGCGCGGTGGACAATGATCGCCAGCGCATCAACCTTTTCGCTGTTGATCAGCATGTCGACCTTGACCACATCAGCCGAACGGTATTCCTTGAACTCATAGTCCATCGACGCGTAACCGCGCGAGGTCGACTTCAGACGATCGAAGAAGTCGAGCACGATTTCAGCCATCGGCATTTCGTAGGTCAATTGCACCTGCTTGCCGTGGTAGCTCATGTTGATCTGCACGCCGCGCTTTTGCGTACAGAGCGTGATGACCGAGCCGACGTATTCCTGCGGCATGTAGAGATTGACGGTGACGATAGGCTCGCGCACTTCTTCAATCCTGGACGGCTCCGGCATCTTCGACGGATTGTCGACCATCAGGATGGTGCCTTCGCCATCGCGCATCACGACTTCATACACCACGGTCGGCGCCGTCGTGATCAGATCCATGTCGAATTCGCGTTCGAGACGTTCCTGCACGATTTCCATATGCAGCAACCCGAGAAAGC
This genomic interval carries:
- the rnc gene encoding ribonuclease III; amino-acid sequence: MDPLVLQNRLGHTFKDATLLQQALTHRSHSSLHNERLEFLGDSILNCVVASLLFDRYSKIDEGDLSRLRANLVKQQSLYEIAQRLDLSQFLRLGEGELKSGGFRRPSILADTLEALFGAIFLDAGFNAARDVIRSLYIPILDTVDPKTLGKDAKTLLQEYLQGKKIPLPQYNVVATHGAAHNQEFEIECLVPKLEIQVFGTGGSRRAGEQAAAKLALEAVQAALVKAPASARKPRTRTTQLKLAGIATIQPDAPNEELPLLAEPAAPKVENKVEKPVSIKTAKSDAAKGDAKADGKADGKADNKADSKAETKSDKLDAKNDRGDSRGDNKAQLAAADLNENRSEAVASAPPVTQSKTA
- the lepB gene encoding signal peptidase I, with amino-acid sequence MNLQSLLGNFALILFVLMIVTGVIWFLDVFFWSKQRRAKADAALAEFDARIAKLSGEGIKSDTNGRAALEASLLRQPTWIEYSGSFFPVIALVFFLRSFLYEPFKIPSSSMVPTLLVGDLILVNKYTYGIRLPIINKKIINVNDPQRGDVMVFKYPEDTSVDYIKRVVGVPGDKIVYKNKRLTVNGKEVSYKPLPDYLDDGNLTYYKQWQEILTGVEHNILTDERAPNFVPDPHQYPMRDLCSYNAEGFACTVPTGQYFMMGDNRDNSLDSRYWGFVPDENIVGKAFFVWMNLGNLKRIGSFH